One genomic window of Cannabis sativa cultivar Pink pepper isolate KNU-18-1 chromosome 2, ASM2916894v1, whole genome shotgun sequence includes the following:
- the LOC115717635 gene encoding uncharacterized protein LOC115717635 — protein sequence MVTYVKGLYALNDAFADPVSTEIEAKFDSWIGEGLLKHPRHYNCYEDGAKKFTPGFRLGVDYVEDKTWFYHLATCDMFMNDSHMNTIFYYLRKKGKYSSAVTLNFATTDCLFDDSIQALYHNFNKAKSMKTKMSHIHAAHPIAHYIRGMRIPCSKPWYEADHVLFIINLRRESHWVFGRLDVHERTLFLYNSLRTAKMNAAARNAMKAYSVLLPLFFDLLGFWKNRAQVPASVSDPTAPFRIVELSGLASQQKNDCGAYVAAFAEFFIHGKDVPADFDIEVYRTRLASLFYSYGQRKIDESIDSEDEKQTKSSKASKLKK from the exons ATGGTGACTTATGTGAAGGGCCTTTATGCTCTTAATGATGCTTTTGCTGATCCCGTATCTACCGAGATTGAGGCAAAATTTGACTCTTGGATTGGTGAAGGATTGCTTAAACATCCCAG gcattataattgttatgaagacggcgcaaagaaatttactccgggttttaggctaggtgttgattatgttgaGGATAAAACTTGGTTTTACCATTTGGCCACATGCGACATGTTTATGAACGACTCG catatgaacaccatattctattaccttcggAAAAAAGGTAAGTATTCTTCCGCTGTGACGTTGAATTTCGCAACTACTGATTGTCTTTTTGATGATTCCATCcaagcattgtaccacaattttaACAAGGCCAAGTCTATGAAGACTAAGATGTCACACATTCACGCTGCCCACCCAATTGCGCATTACATCCGAGGTATGCGCATTCCCTGTTCCAAGCCTTGGTATGAAGCCGATCACGTGCTTTTCATCATCAATTTAAGAAGGGAAAGTCATTGGGTTTTTGGGCGTCTTGACGTGCACGAAAGGACGTTATTTCTGTACAATTCTTTGAGAACCGCGAAGATGAATGCCGCAGCTAGGAATGCGATGAAGGCTTATTCCGTGTTGCTGCCTTTGTTTTTCGATTTACTTGGGTTCTGGAAGAATAGAGCACAAGTTCCTGCCTCAGTTTCTGACCCTACAGCTCCATTCAGAATCGTGGAGCTTAGTGGTCTTGCGTCTCAGCAGAAGAA TGATTGTGGAGCATATGTTGCTGCCTTTGCTGAATTCTTTATACACGGAAAGGATGTCCCTGCAGACTTTGACATCGAAGTTTATCGAACCCGACTTGCTTCACTTTTCTACTCGTACGGACAAAGGAAAATTGACGAAAGTATTGACAGCGAGGATGAGAAGCAAACCAAGTCTTCTAAGGCATCTAAATTGAAGAAATAG